TACCGCCCACATGAAATTGCCGAACGCATCCGCACCGCGGTAACCACGAGCCGTGCAAAAGCGGGAACGGATGAAACGTCGTCTCCCGGCAAGTAGAGACGCTCAATCGCCCGGGTCCGTGTCATCGTCCGCCACGCGCTCAACGGCCCGCGTAACAGTTAGCCCGAGTTCCCGCAAGCGCGCCCGGAGCGTCTTCCGCGTGATCCCCAACACCTCCGCGGCCTGTACCTGATTCCCGCCGGTGTGTTTAAGAACGAGGGGTAACAGAACCCGTTCGACCGCAGAAACCGTCTCCGCATACAAGCCGCGGCTGCCACCTTCCAAGCGCTCGCGGACGAACGCTTCCAACTCGAATTTGTCGCCCACGGGCGAGCCAGTTGCAGGAACCGAAGCCCGGAGCGATCCGGGCAGAAATGCCGGTAGCAGCAATTCTCCGCGTGCGAGCAGCAGTGCCTGTTTCAGCACACTTTGAAGTTCCCGGACGTTCCCCGGCCACGGGTACGCCCGCAGGATCTCCAGTGCGTCCGGCGCGGCATCGCGCACTTCCCGGCCCAGTTCCCGGCTGTACCGACCGAGGTAATGGCGAACCAGCAGCGGTAGGTCGTCCCCGCGCTCGCGCAGAGGGGGAAGGGCGACCGTGAACACCCCGAGCCGATAGTACAAATCCCCGCGAAACAGCCCCCGCGCGACCATTTCTGGCAAGTCGCGGTTGGTCGCGGCCAGTACCCGCACGTCCGTACTGATCGTCTCGTTCCCGCCGACGCGTTCGAACGCCTGATCTTGCAGCACGCGCAGCATCTTGGCCTGCGTCGCCAGCGGCATGTCACCGATCTCGTCGAGGAAGATCGTCCCGCCGTGGGCCTGCTCGAACCGCCCGATCCGGCGCCGGTCCGCGCCCGTAAACGCCCCCTTCTCGTGCCCGAACAGTTCGCTCTCCAGTAAATTTTCCGGGATCGCGGCGCAGTTCAGTGCGAGGAACGGCCCGGTCGCCCGGCGCCCGTGCTGATAGATCGCCCGCGCAATCACTTCTTTGCCGGTCCCGCTCTCGCCCGTAATGAGAACCGCCACGTTCTGATCGGCGACGCGACCGACGGCCTTGTACACCTCGCGCATCGCCGGACAGCGACCGATGATCGCATCCGTTCGGTCGTCGGTCGGGAGCGTGTCGGCCAGAATCGCGGGCTGGCGAACGAGTCGACTCACCTCCAAAGCCTGGGCGACCACGCGCTTGAGTTGCTCCAGTTCGACGGGTTTAAAGAGGTAATCAAACGCTCCCTCTTTCATCGCTTCAATGGCGGTATCCGTTCCGGCCGACCCAGTGATGAACACAACCGGGGTGCGCCGGTCCGCCGCTCGGAGCCGCCGGAACACGTCCAGCCCGGTCCCGTCCGGGAGGTGCATGTCGAGCAGCACCACGTCCGGCGGGGCATTCGCCGCCAGTGCCAACCCTTCGGTCGCGGACCGCGCGACGAGGAGTTCGGCCGGTCCGTCGCGTAGCGCATGCCGGACCAGTTTCTGGAGCAGTTCCGGCTCGTCGTCGATCATCAGCACGCGGGGCACTGCCGGTCTCCGGACGGTCACGGATTGGGAGAGTACATTATCACCACGCACACTCACAGTTTCGAGATCAGCCCGTGACCGACGCCGCCTTCCGGGTTCTGGTCGAGCACGCCGCGGACCTGCTCGTCGTCACCGACGCCGCGGGCGTGATCCGGTACGTCAGCCCATCGGCCCGGCGACTCGGGTACTCGGGCGCCTGGACCGGGCGCCGGGTGGAAGAGGTCGTTCACCCCGACGACCGGTTCGCACTGACCGCCGCGCTCGCGACCGCGACCCCGGTCGAGTGCCGGTTACCGCTCGTGTCCGGGGCGTGGCGGTTCGTGGAGGCGGTTGCTGCCGACTTACGAGCCGATCCAGTGGTCGGCGGGTTGATGATCGACTTCCGGGACGTGACCGACCGGAAGCGCGCGGAGGAACAGCTCCGCGCGCTGAACGACGACCTCGAACGTCGCGTCGCGGAGCGAACCGCAGAAGTCGCTGCCGCTCATACGGTCACGTCGTCGATCCCGGGCGTCGTCTACCGAATGCGGATCGATATTCC
This region of Gemmata massiliana genomic DNA includes:
- a CDS encoding sigma-54-dependent transcriptional regulator — protein: MPRVLMIDDEPELLQKLVRHALRDGPAELLVARSATEGLALAANAPPDVVLLDMHLPDGTGLDVFRRLRAADRRTPVVFITGSAGTDTAIEAMKEGAFDYLFKPVELEQLKRVVAQALEVSRLVRQPAILADTLPTDDRTDAIIGRCPAMREVYKAVGRVADQNVAVLITGESGTGKEVIARAIYQHGRRATGPFLALNCAAIPENLLESELFGHEKGAFTGADRRRIGRFEQAHGGTIFLDEIGDMPLATQAKMLRVLQDQAFERVGGNETISTDVRVLAATNRDLPEMVARGLFRGDLYYRLGVFTVALPPLRERGDDLPLLVRHYLGRYSRELGREVRDAAPDALEILRAYPWPGNVRELQSVLKQALLLARGELLLPAFLPGSLRASVPATGSPVGDKFELEAFVRERLEGGSRGLYAETVSAVERVLLPLVLKHTGGNQVQAAEVLGITRKTLRARLRELGLTVTRAVERVADDDTDPGD